The Punica granatum isolate Tunisia-2019 chromosome 4, ASM765513v2, whole genome shotgun sequence genome has a window encoding:
- the LOC116202430 gene encoding LOB domain-containing protein 38-like, with product MSCNGCRVLRKGCSEQCVLRQCLRGVVGPQAQANATLFVAKFFGRATLLSFVSAVPEPHRPALFQSLLFEAVGRTINPVGGVVGLLWTGNWQLCQSSVETVLQGGPLQPLPELASRNPCPDSDNCSESGIDYFRPDLTESPKVINPPSKSFDDEDELKFQRCDDLDLSLKSTMPMPVEESEMCPLRSKKRRAETPPEEESKTTASGSGSSSDGGLERRERPLLSLFI from the exons ATGAGCTGCAATGGGTGCAGGGTTCTCAGAAAGGGCTGCAGCGAGCAGTGCGTGCTCAGGCAGTGCCTCAGGGGCGTCGTGGGCCCCCAAGCCCAGGCCAACGCCACCCTCTTCGTCGCCAAGTTCTTCGGCCGCGCTACCCTCCTCTCCTTTGTCTCCGCCGTCCCCGAGCCCCACCGCCCCG CTTTGTTTCAGTCTCTGTTATTCGAAGCCGTCGGGAGGACGATAAATCCGGTCGGGGGAGTGGTCGGCCTGCTCTGGACCGGGAACTGGCAGCTCTGCCAGTCCTCCGTCGAGACGGTGCTCCAAGGAGGCCCCTTGCAGCCGCTGCCGGAGCTCGCGAGTAGAAACCCCTGCCCTGACTCCGACAACTGCTCCGAGTCCGGCATCGACTACTTCCGTCCCGACCTGACGGAATCACCGAAGGTCATCAACCCGCCGTCCAAGAGCTTCGATGACGAAGATGAGCTCAAGTTCCAGAGGTGCGACGACCTCGATCTGTCCCTGAAGTCTACCATGCCGATGCCGGTGGAGGAAAGTGAAATGTGCCCGCTGCGGTCGAAGAAGAGGAGAGCGGAGACGCCTCCGGAGGAGGAGTCTAAGACGACGGCGTCCGGGAGCGGCTCCTCCTCGGATGGCGGTCttgagaggagagagagaccGCTGCTGAGTTTATTTATCTGA
- the LOC116205209 gene encoding QWRF motif-containing protein 2-like isoform X2 gives MMVAASAAIPDPPPATPSPSRARSLTQPPNPPALSSAPTPTAYPRKPKSKNVPSRYLSPSPSTSTTNCSTATTATTTTTSSSTSSRRFASPLLSRSTNSAPSPSPAQKRAQSVDRRRPGTARSTTPVPSGNSGGGEVSAAAKLLITSTRSLSVSFQGEAFSLPVSKAKKAATPERRRATLTPVRDQSENSKPVDQHTHRWPARTRQANSSSNVNSFSRSVDYSRISDEKRKLIGFGSGNLSKLLQHSMIEEGSNGRRMSFDGRLSLDLGKVEFLKGIPQPPDTNSLNESSANCDLTTSDTDSVSSGSTNGVQDCGGITKPKSVPRGIVVSARFWQETNSRLRRLQDPGSPLSTSPGSRIAGIPNKLSQSKRFSSDSPLGSSRTMASPVRGATRPASPSKMWASTASSPSRGISSPSRVRPSSGNLNGNSCSMPSILSFSMDVRRGKMGEDRIFEAHLLRLLYNQYLQWRFVNARADAAFSVQRLSAEKNLWNAWVTISELQHTVILKRMKLLLLRQKLKLTAILKGQIAYLDEWSLLEKEHTSSFLGATEALQASTLRLPVIGKATADVQNLKDAIGSAVDVMQAMASSICSLSSKVEDMNSLVAELVNVSVKERLSLDQCRDFLSGLATLQVKDCSLRTHVLQLHRVLPTP, from the exons ATGATGGTGGCTGCCTCCGCCGCCATTCCCGACCCACCACCGGCGACCCCGAGCCCCTCTCGAGCTCGTTCCCTCACACAACCCCCAAATCCACCTGCATTGTCCTCGGCCCCAACTCCCACCGCTTACCCCAGAAAACCCAAATCCAAGAATGTCCCTTCTCGCTAcctctctccttctccttccacTTCTACCACGAACTGTTCTACGGCTACGACAGCCACAACGACCACCACCTCGTCCTCCACGAGCTCCCGCCGATTCGCCTCTCCCCTCCTCTCTCGTTCCACTAACTCGGCCCCATCCCCTTCCCCTGCCCAGAAGCGGGCCCAGTCTGTGGACAGGCGGCGCCCAGGCACAGCCAGGTCCACTACCCCAGTCCCTTCGGGGAATTCGGGCGGTGGAGAGGTTTCCGCAGCGGCCAAGCTCCTGATCACCTCCACCCGGAGCCTGTCGGTCTCGTTTCAAGGTGAGGCATTTTCGCTCCCTGTCAGTAAGGCGAAGAAGGCTGCCACTCCTGAGAGGAGGCGGGCCACCCTCACCCCGGTCAGGGATCAGAGCGAGAATTCTAAGCCGGTGGATCAGCACACGCATCGCTGGCCTGCCAGGACCCGCCAAGCGAATTCGAGTTCGAATGTCAATTCTTTCTCTAGGAGCGTTGATTATTCTAGGATTAGTGATGAGAAAAGGAAGTTGATTGGGTTTGGATCTGGGAATTTGAGCAAGCTGTTGCAGCATTCCATGATTGAGGAGGGTAGCAATGGTAGGAGGATGTCCTTTGATGGGAGGTTGAGCTTAGATTTGGGTAAAGTTGAGTTCTTAAAGGGTATTCCTCAACCCCCTGATACCAACTCCTTGAACGAGTCGAGTGCTAATTGTGATCTCACTACCTCTGATACTGATAGTGTGTCCTCTGGGAGCACTAATGGGGTTCAAGACTGTGGTGGGATCACGAAGCCGAAAAGTGTGCCAAGAGGGATTGTTGTTTCTGCTAGGTTCTGGCAAGAGACCAATAGTCGGTTACGCCGCCTACAGGATCCCGGGTCACCTCTCTCGACAAGTCCGGGATCAAGAATTGCAGGGATACCCAATAAGCTTTCTCAATCGAAGAGGTTCAGTTCTGACAGCCCACTGGGTTCTTCTCGGACAATGGCATCTCCTGTCAGAGGGGCTACGCGACCCGCTTCTCCGAGTAAGATGTGGGCCTCAACAGCTTCGTCTCCTTCGAGGGGGATATCGAGTCCCTCTCGGGTTAGGCCAAGTTCGGGGAATTTGAATGGTAACTCATGTAGTATGCCTTCGATTCTTAGTTTCTCGATGGATGTGCGAAGAGGGAAGATGGGGGAGGACCGCATTTTTGAGGCACACCTGTTAAGGCTTCTATATAACCAATACTTGCAGTGGAGGTTCGTGAACGCGAGAGCAGATGCTGCTTTCTCGGTGCAGAGGTTGAGCGCAGAA AAAAATTTGTGGAATGCGTGGGTTACAATATCAGAGCTGCAGCATACTGTCATCCTGAAAAGGATGAAGTTGCTTTTGCTGAGGCAGAAGTTGAAGCTAACTGCAATTCTAAAGGGACAG ATAGCTTATCTGGACGAGTGGTCTCTTTTGGAGAAAGAGCATACGAGCTCCTTTCTTGGGGCAACTGAAGCTCTGCAGGCAAGCACTCTCCGTCTTCCAGTGATTGGAAAAGCAACA GCTGATGTACAAAATTTGAAGGATGCCATAGGTTCAGCGGTTGATGTGATGCAGGCAATGGCATCCTCTATATGCTCACTGTCCTCAAAG GTCGAGGACATGAACTCCTTGGTAGCTGAACTTGTAAATGTATCGGTGAAAGAACGGCTTTCCCTTGACCAGTGCAGAGATTTCTTGTCCGGATTAGCAACATTGCAG GTGAAAGACTGTAGCTTGAGAACCCACGTATTACAGTTGCATCGCGTACTACCAACACCCTGA
- the LOC116205209 gene encoding QWRF motif-containing protein 2-like isoform X1: MMVAASAAIPDPPPATPSPSRARSLTQPPNPPALSSAPTPTAYPRKPKSKNVPSRYLSPSPSTSTTNCSTATTATTTTTSSSTSSRRFASPLLSRSTNSAPSPSPAQKRAQSVDRRRPGTARSTTPVPSGNSGGGEVSAAAKLLITSTRSLSVSFQGEAFSLPVSKAKKAATPERRRATLTPVRDQSENSKPVDQHTHRWPARTRQANSSSNVNSFSRSVDYSRISDEKRKLIGFGSGNLSKLLQHSMIEEGSNGRRMSFDGRLSLDLGKVEFLKGIPQPPDTNSLNESSANCDLTTSDTDSVSSGSTNGVQDCGGITKPKSVPRGIVVSARFWQETNSRLRRLQDPGSPLSTSPGSRIAGIPNKLSQSKRFSSDSPLGSSRTMASPVRGATRPASPSKMWASTASSPSRGISSPSRVRPSSGNLNGNSCSMPSILSFSMDVRRGKMGEDRIFEAHLLRLLYNQYLQWRFVNARADAAFSVQRLSAEKNLWNAWVTISELQHTVILKRMKLLLLRQKLKLTAILKGQIAYLDEWSLLEKEHTSSFLGATEALQASTLRLPVIGKATADVQNLKDAIGSAVDVMQAMASSICSLSSKLGKHDRSRTVDRQVEDMNSLVAELVNVSVKERLSLDQCRDFLSGLATLQVKDCSLRTHVLQLHRVLPTP, from the exons ATGATGGTGGCTGCCTCCGCCGCCATTCCCGACCCACCACCGGCGACCCCGAGCCCCTCTCGAGCTCGTTCCCTCACACAACCCCCAAATCCACCTGCATTGTCCTCGGCCCCAACTCCCACCGCTTACCCCAGAAAACCCAAATCCAAGAATGTCCCTTCTCGCTAcctctctccttctccttccacTTCTACCACGAACTGTTCTACGGCTACGACAGCCACAACGACCACCACCTCGTCCTCCACGAGCTCCCGCCGATTCGCCTCTCCCCTCCTCTCTCGTTCCACTAACTCGGCCCCATCCCCTTCCCCTGCCCAGAAGCGGGCCCAGTCTGTGGACAGGCGGCGCCCAGGCACAGCCAGGTCCACTACCCCAGTCCCTTCGGGGAATTCGGGCGGTGGAGAGGTTTCCGCAGCGGCCAAGCTCCTGATCACCTCCACCCGGAGCCTGTCGGTCTCGTTTCAAGGTGAGGCATTTTCGCTCCCTGTCAGTAAGGCGAAGAAGGCTGCCACTCCTGAGAGGAGGCGGGCCACCCTCACCCCGGTCAGGGATCAGAGCGAGAATTCTAAGCCGGTGGATCAGCACACGCATCGCTGGCCTGCCAGGACCCGCCAAGCGAATTCGAGTTCGAATGTCAATTCTTTCTCTAGGAGCGTTGATTATTCTAGGATTAGTGATGAGAAAAGGAAGTTGATTGGGTTTGGATCTGGGAATTTGAGCAAGCTGTTGCAGCATTCCATGATTGAGGAGGGTAGCAATGGTAGGAGGATGTCCTTTGATGGGAGGTTGAGCTTAGATTTGGGTAAAGTTGAGTTCTTAAAGGGTATTCCTCAACCCCCTGATACCAACTCCTTGAACGAGTCGAGTGCTAATTGTGATCTCACTACCTCTGATACTGATAGTGTGTCCTCTGGGAGCACTAATGGGGTTCAAGACTGTGGTGGGATCACGAAGCCGAAAAGTGTGCCAAGAGGGATTGTTGTTTCTGCTAGGTTCTGGCAAGAGACCAATAGTCGGTTACGCCGCCTACAGGATCCCGGGTCACCTCTCTCGACAAGTCCGGGATCAAGAATTGCAGGGATACCCAATAAGCTTTCTCAATCGAAGAGGTTCAGTTCTGACAGCCCACTGGGTTCTTCTCGGACAATGGCATCTCCTGTCAGAGGGGCTACGCGACCCGCTTCTCCGAGTAAGATGTGGGCCTCAACAGCTTCGTCTCCTTCGAGGGGGATATCGAGTCCCTCTCGGGTTAGGCCAAGTTCGGGGAATTTGAATGGTAACTCATGTAGTATGCCTTCGATTCTTAGTTTCTCGATGGATGTGCGAAGAGGGAAGATGGGGGAGGACCGCATTTTTGAGGCACACCTGTTAAGGCTTCTATATAACCAATACTTGCAGTGGAGGTTCGTGAACGCGAGAGCAGATGCTGCTTTCTCGGTGCAGAGGTTGAGCGCAGAA AAAAATTTGTGGAATGCGTGGGTTACAATATCAGAGCTGCAGCATACTGTCATCCTGAAAAGGATGAAGTTGCTTTTGCTGAGGCAGAAGTTGAAGCTAACTGCAATTCTAAAGGGACAG ATAGCTTATCTGGACGAGTGGTCTCTTTTGGAGAAAGAGCATACGAGCTCCTTTCTTGGGGCAACTGAAGCTCTGCAGGCAAGCACTCTCCGTCTTCCAGTGATTGGAAAAGCAACA GCTGATGTACAAAATTTGAAGGATGCCATAGGTTCAGCGGTTGATGTGATGCAGGCAATGGCATCCTCTATATGCTCACTGTCCTCAAAG TTGGGTAAACATGATCGAAGCCGAACTGTTGATCGGCAGGTCGAGGACATGAACTCCTTGGTAGCTGAACTTGTAAATGTATCGGTGAAAGAACGGCTTTCCCTTGACCAGTGCAGAGATTTCTTGTCCGGATTAGCAACATTGCAG GTGAAAGACTGTAGCTTGAGAACCCACGTATTACAGTTGCATCGCGTACTACCAACACCCTGA
- the LOC116205209 gene encoding QWRF motif-containing protein 2-like isoform X3: protein MMVAASAAIPDPPPATPSPSRARSLTQPPNPPALSSAPTPTAYPRKPKSKNVPSRYLSPSPSTSTTNCSTATTATTTTTSSSTSSRRFASPLLSRSTNSAPSPSPAQKRAQSVDRRRPGTARSTTPVPSGNSGGGEVSAAAKLLITSTRSLSVSFQGEAFSLPVSKAKKAATPERRRATLTPVRDQSENSKPVDQHTHRWPARTRQANSSSNVNSFSRSVDYSRISDEKRKLIGFGSGNLSKLLQHSMIEEGSNGRRMSFDGRLSLDLGKVEFLKGIPQPPDTNSLNESSANCDLTTSDTDSVSSGSTNGVQDCGGITKPKSVPRGIVVSARFWQETNSRLRRLQDPGSPLSTSPGSRIAGIPNKLSQSKRFSSDSPLGSSRTMASPVRGATRPASPSKMWASTASSPSRGISSPSRVRPSSGNLNGNSCSMPSILSFSMDVRRGKMGEDRIFEAHLLRLLYNQYLQWRFVNARADAAFSVQRLSAEVKKFVECVGYNIRAAAYCHPEKDEVAFAEAEVEANCNSKGTDSLSGRVVSFGERAYELLSWGN from the exons ATGATGGTGGCTGCCTCCGCCGCCATTCCCGACCCACCACCGGCGACCCCGAGCCCCTCTCGAGCTCGTTCCCTCACACAACCCCCAAATCCACCTGCATTGTCCTCGGCCCCAACTCCCACCGCTTACCCCAGAAAACCCAAATCCAAGAATGTCCCTTCTCGCTAcctctctccttctccttccacTTCTACCACGAACTGTTCTACGGCTACGACAGCCACAACGACCACCACCTCGTCCTCCACGAGCTCCCGCCGATTCGCCTCTCCCCTCCTCTCTCGTTCCACTAACTCGGCCCCATCCCCTTCCCCTGCCCAGAAGCGGGCCCAGTCTGTGGACAGGCGGCGCCCAGGCACAGCCAGGTCCACTACCCCAGTCCCTTCGGGGAATTCGGGCGGTGGAGAGGTTTCCGCAGCGGCCAAGCTCCTGATCACCTCCACCCGGAGCCTGTCGGTCTCGTTTCAAGGTGAGGCATTTTCGCTCCCTGTCAGTAAGGCGAAGAAGGCTGCCACTCCTGAGAGGAGGCGGGCCACCCTCACCCCGGTCAGGGATCAGAGCGAGAATTCTAAGCCGGTGGATCAGCACACGCATCGCTGGCCTGCCAGGACCCGCCAAGCGAATTCGAGTTCGAATGTCAATTCTTTCTCTAGGAGCGTTGATTATTCTAGGATTAGTGATGAGAAAAGGAAGTTGATTGGGTTTGGATCTGGGAATTTGAGCAAGCTGTTGCAGCATTCCATGATTGAGGAGGGTAGCAATGGTAGGAGGATGTCCTTTGATGGGAGGTTGAGCTTAGATTTGGGTAAAGTTGAGTTCTTAAAGGGTATTCCTCAACCCCCTGATACCAACTCCTTGAACGAGTCGAGTGCTAATTGTGATCTCACTACCTCTGATACTGATAGTGTGTCCTCTGGGAGCACTAATGGGGTTCAAGACTGTGGTGGGATCACGAAGCCGAAAAGTGTGCCAAGAGGGATTGTTGTTTCTGCTAGGTTCTGGCAAGAGACCAATAGTCGGTTACGCCGCCTACAGGATCCCGGGTCACCTCTCTCGACAAGTCCGGGATCAAGAATTGCAGGGATACCCAATAAGCTTTCTCAATCGAAGAGGTTCAGTTCTGACAGCCCACTGGGTTCTTCTCGGACAATGGCATCTCCTGTCAGAGGGGCTACGCGACCCGCTTCTCCGAGTAAGATGTGGGCCTCAACAGCTTCGTCTCCTTCGAGGGGGATATCGAGTCCCTCTCGGGTTAGGCCAAGTTCGGGGAATTTGAATGGTAACTCATGTAGTATGCCTTCGATTCTTAGTTTCTCGATGGATGTGCGAAGAGGGAAGATGGGGGAGGACCGCATTTTTGAGGCACACCTGTTAAGGCTTCTATATAACCAATACTTGCAGTGGAGGTTCGTGAACGCGAGAGCAGATGCTGCTTTCTCGGTGCAGAGGTTGAGCGCAGAAGTAA AAAAATTTGTGGAATGCGTGGGTTACAATATCAGAGCTGCAGCATACTGTCATCCTGAAAAGGATGAAGTTGCTTTTGCTGAGGCAGAAGTTGAAGCTAACTGCAATTCTAAAGGGACAG ATAGCTTATCTGGACGAGTGGTCTCTTTTGGAGAAAGAGCATACGAGCTCCTTTCTTGGGGCAACTGA
- the LOC116202436 gene encoding 40S ribosomal protein S29, giving the protein MGHSNVWNSHPKNYGPGSRACRVCGNPHGLIRKYGLMCCRQCFRSNAKEIGFIKYR; this is encoded by the exons ATGGGTCACTCGAACGTCTGGAACTCTCACCCCAAGAACTACGGTCCTGGCTCTCGCGCCTG CCGTGTTTGTGGCAACCCCCATGGGTTGATCAGGAAGTACGGGCTCATGTGCTGCAGACAGTGTTTCCGCAGCAATGCCAAGGAGATTGGCTTCATTAAG TACCGGTGA
- the LOC116205455 gene encoding histone deacetylase 6: MADQAPNSSSSAALEFGIEGDEEFIHGAASGWVEARTSCDHLGSLSTDLLHIPTPDTPCNRCDHPSENWLCLCCKGVLCSRFVNKHMLQHYQQSNHSLALSFSDLSVWCFACDAYLDAQVISQLRPVHETAYILKFSEPPPFRTMEMQTIGENP, translated from the exons ATGGCGGATCAAGCTCCGAATTCCTCTTCCTCCGCCGCTCTG GAATTCGGAATCGAAGGAGATGAAGAGTTCATACACGGGGCTGCTTCGGGCTGGGTCGAGGCCCGGACGTCATGCGATCACTTGGGTTCTCTGTCTACTGATCTTCTTCACATTCCTACCCCTGACACTCCCTGCAACAG GTGCGACCACCCGAGCGAGAACTGGCTGTGCCTGTGCTGCAAGGGAGTTCTCTGCAGCCGGTTCGTGAACAAGCACATGCTCCAGCATTATCAGCAGAGCAACCACTCTTTGGCACTTAGCTTCAG TGATCTATCGGTATGGTGTTTCGCCTGTGATGCATATCTAGACGCTCAAGTGATTTCGCAGCTCCGTCCTGTCCATGAAACTGCATATATACTAAAGTTCAGTGAGCCCCCACCTTTTAGGACCATGGAAATGCAGACTATTGGGGAAAATCCATAA